In a single window of the Methanobrevibacter sp. genome:
- a CDS encoding phosphorylcholine transferase LicD: MKYTEYDNQTLNHLQNLELMILKDFIKICEENNLTYYMYAGSLLGAVRHNGFIPWDDDLDVIMFRDDFEKFKEIFIASNNETYELLSNETEKDYFHLLSKLMIKGTKFEEGWVSQVDFHIGINMDIFVLDDLAEGKFKRSYQLKKSFLYNKLLIMSKIKLDNLPFITKVITHTGYHILNLLKIKPATLNKRCLSFLRKYKNSNSEYVFDISATAEEYPLIFRRDDFKSITKIKFEDIEVNVPVNYDHILKSLYGDYMQLPPKEDRYNHITETIDFGKY; this comes from the coding sequence TTGAAATACACTGAATATGATAATCAAACATTAAATCACTTGCAAAATCTTGAATTAATGATTTTAAAAGATTTCATTAAAATTTGTGAGGAAAACAATCTTACATATTATATGTATGCCGGCTCTCTTTTAGGTGCTGTCAGGCATAACGGGTTTATTCCATGGGATGATGATTTGGATGTAATTATGTTTAGAGATGATTTTGAGAAATTTAAAGAAATTTTCATCGCATCTAACAATGAAACTTATGAATTATTATCTAATGAAACAGAAAAGGATTATTTTCATTTACTTTCCAAATTAATGATTAAAGGCACTAAATTCGAAGAAGGTTGGGTTAGTCAAGTTGATTTTCATATTGGGATAAATATGGACATATTTGTTTTAGATGATTTGGCAGAAGGTAAGTTCAAAAGAAGTTATCAGCTTAAAAAATCATTTTTATATAACAAATTATTAATAATGTCTAAAATTAAACTGGATAATCTGCCTTTCATTACAAAAGTAATAACTCACACAGGTTATCACATTTTAAATTTACTTAAAATAAAACCAGCTACATTAAATAAAAGATGTTTGTCATTTTTAAGGAAATATAAAAATTCAAATTCAGAATATGTATTTGATATCTCTGCTACTGCAGAAGAGTATCCTCTAATATTTCGCAGAGATGATTTTAAATCAATAACAAAGATTAAATTTGAAGATATTGAAGTTAACGTTCCTGTTAATTATGATCATATTTTAAAAAGTTTGTATGGAGATTATATGCAATTACCTCCAAAGGAAGATAGATATAATCATATTACTGAAACAATAGATTTTGGAAAATATTGA
- the aepY gene encoding phosphonopyruvate decarboxylase yields MKVEDFVNVLNCEFYTGVPDSQLKALCNYLMNEYGIDEKHHLIAANEGNCTALAAGYHLATGKVPVVYMQNSGEGNIINPVASLLNDQVYAIPAIFVIGWRGQPGIHDEPQHIYQGKITCDLLDLMDIENFAVSCETTVGELNEVMDEFNKVLKTGKSVAFVIRKNALTYDEKVVYENDNELDREEIIEHIVSVSGEDPIISTTGKASRELFEIRESNKQAHKYDFLTVGSMGHSSSIALGVAVNKPDKRVWCVDGDGALLMHMGSMPVVGNVNPDNLIHIVVNNGAHETVGGMPTVASNMNLVTIAKACGYSYAVSVDNLKDLDNELMKVKDMGKLCFIEVLSSIGARADLGRPTTTAIENKENFMNFLDQ; encoded by the coding sequence ATGAAAGTTGAAGATTTTGTTAATGTTTTGAATTGTGAATTCTATACTGGTGTTCCAGACTCACAACTGAAAGCATTATGCAATTATTTAATGAATGAATATGGTATTGATGAAAAACACCATTTAATAGCCGCTAATGAAGGTAATTGTACTGCTCTTGCAGCTGGTTATCATTTAGCTACTGGCAAGGTTCCAGTTGTCTATATGCAAAATAGCGGTGAAGGCAATATTATCAATCCTGTTGCATCTCTTTTAAACGATCAAGTTTATGCCATTCCTGCTATTTTTGTTATTGGCTGGCGAGGACAACCTGGAATTCATGACGAACCTCAGCATATCTATCAGGGAAAAATCACCTGTGACCTGCTTGATTTAATGGATATTGAAAACTTTGCTGTTAGTTGCGAAACTACTGTTGGAGAGCTTAATGAAGTCATGGATGAATTTAATAAAGTTCTTAAAACAGGTAAAAGTGTTGCGTTTGTTATTCGTAAAAACGCTTTAACATATGATGAAAAAGTCGTTTATGAAAATGATAATGAACTGGATCGTGAAGAAATCATAGAACACATTGTCAGCGTGTCTGGTGAAGATCCGATTATATCAACAACAGGCAAAGCCAGTCGTGAGCTATTTGAAATAAGGGAATCTAATAAACAAGCTCATAAATATGACTTTTTAACTGTAGGTTCTATGGGGCATTCTTCTTCAATAGCATTGGGCGTTGCAGTAAATAAACCTGATAAAAGGGTTTGGTGCGTTGATGGAGACGGCGCTTTATTAATGCATATGGGTTCAATGCCTGTTGTTGGAAATGTTAATCCGGATAATTTAATCCATATTGTAGTTAATAATGGAGCTCATGAAACCGTTGGCGGAATGCCGACTGTAGCGTCAAATATGAATCTTGTTACAATTGCAAAAGCATGCGGTTATTCCTATGCAGTGTCTGTTGATAATCTTAAAGATCTGGATAATGAACTCATGAAAGTAAAGGATATGGGTAAATTATGTTTTATTGAAGTTTTATCTTCAATTGGCGCTCGTGCAGATTTAGGAAGACCAACTACAACCGCAATCGAAAACAAAGAAAACTTTATGAATTTTTTAGACCAATAG
- a CDS encoding DUF6564 domain-containing protein, which yields MKISIITVAGISTRFNKDIPEDEKILKCLYYEENPHDTLIFHMLEKLESYDKIIIVGGYRYSDLTGYIDEEIPEVLQEKIILVENDHFSDLSSGYSLYLGIKEALNNFDEIDEVLFVEGDLDIDNESFAKIVKSDKNVLTFNREPISSNKSVVLYQNKNNEYHYLFNSNHGLLSLSEPFKAIFNSGQTWKFKDMGLLREANDNFYNNLIEDTNLGIIQKYLDLMENNEDIEIIGLKHWVNCNTREDYQNIKDYWRK from the coding sequence ATGAAAATTTCCATTATTACTGTTGCAGGAATTTCCACTAGATTTAATAAAGATATTCCCGAGGATGAAAAGATATTGAAATGTTTATATTATGAAGAGAATCCTCACGATACGCTGATTTTTCATATGCTTGAAAAATTAGAGAGCTATGATAAAATAATCATTGTTGGAGGATACAGGTATTCTGATTTAACCGGATATATTGATGAGGAAATTCCAGAGGTTTTGCAAGAAAAAATTATTCTTGTTGAAAATGATCATTTCAGTGATTTAAGTTCCGGTTACAGTTTATACCTGGGAATTAAAGAAGCTTTAAATAATTTTGATGAAATTGATGAAGTGCTTTTTGTTGAAGGCGATCTGGATATTGATAATGAGTCATTTGCAAAAATAGTCAAATCCGATAAAAATGTTCTAACATTTAACAGAGAACCAATTTCCTCAAACAAATCTGTTGTTCTTTATCAAAATAAAAATAATGAATACCATTACTTATTTAACAGTAATCACGGGCTGTTAAGTTTAAGCGAACCATTTAAAGCTATTTTTAATTCTGGTCAAACTTGGAAGTTTAAGGATATGGGATTGCTTAGAGAGGCAAATGATAATTTTTACAATAACCTTATTGAAGATACAAATTTGGGAATTATTCAAAAATATTTAGATTTAATGGAAAATAATGAAGATATTGAGATTATTGGATTAAAGCATTGGGTTAATTGCAATACCCGTGAGGATTATCAGAATATAAAAGATTATTGGAGGAAATAA
- the purQ gene encoding phosphoribosylformylglycinamidine synthase subunit PurQ codes for MKIGVIRFPGTNCDRDVAQACRLAGLEPEYVWWSEEKLTDFDGIVIPGGFSYGDYLRAGAMASITPVIDGIKELVKEEKPVLGICNGAQILGEIGLIPGIFITNENPKFNCEWVDLKVATNRTPFTKAFKNNQTISLPIAHAEGRFYTEDIDLLKDQDQIVLQFEGKNPNGSMEAVTSVCDESGLVVAMMPHPERACETIFGSDDGLNFFKGFL; via the coding sequence ATGAAAATTGGAGTAATCAGATTTCCGGGAACTAATTGTGACAGGGATGTTGCACAAGCCTGCAGGTTAGCAGGCCTTGAACCGGAATATGTTTGGTGGAGTGAAGAAAAGCTAACTGACTTTGACGGCATTGTTATTCCAGGAGGATTTTCTTATGGAGATTACCTAAGAGCAGGCGCAATGGCTTCCATCACTCCTGTCATTGATGGAATCAAAGAACTGGTAAAAGAGGAAAAGCCTGTACTTGGAATTTGTAATGGCGCTCAAATCTTAGGGGAAATAGGTCTTATTCCAGGAATTTTCATTACAAATGAAAATCCCAAATTCAATTGTGAATGGGTTGATTTAAAAGTTGCAACTAACAGAACCCCGTTTACAAAAGCGTTTAAAAACAATCAAACAATTTCTCTTCCTATTGCGCATGCGGAAGGAAGGTTTTACACAGAAGACATTGATTTGTTAAAGGATCAGGACCAAATCGTTTTGCAGTTTGAAGGCAAAAACCCTAATGGGTCTATGGAAGCTGTTACAAGCGTATGTGATGAATCCGGCCTTGTTGTTGCAATGATGCCTCACCCTGAAAGGGCCTGTGAGACAATATTCGGGTCTGATGACGGTTTGAATTTCTTTAAAGGATTTTTATAA
- a CDS encoding flagellar protein, FliL yields the protein MKDYVIILVGIVIALLIVGGAVGFTSMKDDSNNSNSTISPIQESNNTTQTVKNATLENKTDAGDSDIVSETIEYNAQNGGGYFREVTYKDGGFRQFDLETGELIGSSYDSDQHKLPSLE from the coding sequence ATGAAAGACTATGTTATAATTTTGGTTGGAATTGTTATCGCGCTGCTAATTGTCGGAGGAGCAGTCGGATTTACTTCTATGAAGGATGATTCAAATAATTCTAATTCCACTATCAGTCCGATTCAAGAATCCAACAACACAACACAGACTGTCAAAAACGCCACATTGGAAAATAAAACCGATGCCGGTGACAGTGATATTGTAAGTGAAACAATTGAATATAATGCGCAAAATGGCGGAGGTTATTTCCGTGAAGTCACTTATAAGGATGGAGGTTTTCGCCAGTTTGATTTAGAAACCGGTGAATTAATTGGTTCTTCATATGATTCAGACCAACATAAGCTTCCGAGTTTGGAATGA
- the purC gene encoding phosphoribosylaminoimidazolesuccinocarboxamide synthase: MNKKELINSGKVKSVFTTDNDDEVIIEFRDDMTAGDGVRKEVMSNKGSYNAVISSKIFKVLEENGVQTQFLDLPKPNMMLAKKLEMIPIEVIIRNIATGSLVRNYPIEDGTKLNPPIVQMDYKNDEYHDPMLNDSIIKALGIATQEEIDILTQKALEINEVLSGLFADVGIILVDFKVEFGKDKDGNIVLGDEISPDGCRLWDSETLEMLDKELFRKGKDSEVMDAYIEVYNRIVPDDEKVI; the protein is encoded by the coding sequence ATGAACAAAAAAGAGTTAATTAATAGTGGTAAAGTAAAAAGTGTATTCACCACAGATAACGACGATGAGGTAATCATCGAGTTTAGAGATGACATGACTGCTGGTGATGGTGTAAGAAAAGAGGTAATGAGTAATAAAGGTTCTTATAATGCAGTAATTTCTTCCAAGATATTTAAAGTATTGGAAGAAAACGGTGTTCAAACTCAGTTTCTTGATTTGCCCAAACCAAATATGATGCTTGCAAAAAAACTTGAAATGATTCCTATTGAGGTTATCATAAGAAATATTGCAACAGGCAGCTTAGTGCGCAATTATCCTATTGAGGACGGCACTAAATTGAATCCTCCGATTGTTCAAATGGATTATAAAAATGATGAATACCATGATCCAATGCTTAATGATTCAATCATCAAGGCACTGGGAATAGCTACTCAGGAGGAAATCGATATCCTAACCCAAAAGGCACTGGAAATCAATGAAGTTTTATCTGGATTGTTTGCCGATGTTGGAATTATTTTAGTTGATTTTAAAGTCGAATTCGGTAAGGATAAAGATGGAAACATTGTTTTAGGTGATGAAATCTCTCCTGACGGATGCAGATTGTGGGATAGTGAAACATTGGAGATGCTGGATAAAGAATTATTTAGAAAAGGAAAAGACAGTGAAGTCATGGATGCTTATATAGAAGTTTATAATAGAATTGTTCCTGATGATGAAAAGGTGATTTAA
- the purS gene encoding phosphoribosylformylglycinamidine synthase subunit PurS, with product MLFDIEIKISLKSGMLNPEATTIERSLDLLGYEVKNVKTVETIKFQMEGEDREVIRENVVDMCERLLCNPVIHDYKINVIPQNMACGK from the coding sequence ATGTTATTCGATATTGAAATTAAAATCTCACTTAAAAGTGGCATGTTAAACCCTGAAGCCACTACAATTGAAAGGTCTCTTGATTTGCTAGGTTATGAAGTTAAAAACGTGAAAACTGTTGAAACCATTAAGTTCCAAATGGAAGGTGAAGACAGGGAAGTTATTAGAGAAAACGTAGTGGACATGTGTGAAAGATTACTTTGTAATCCTGTTATTCATGATTATAAAATCAATGTTATTCCACAGAACATGGCTTGCGGTAAATAG
- a CDS encoding MnmC family methyltransferase, producing MSYENSARIINDDIFDLVNEYFDMERSSQNNESRVDFFNTYRDYFVLTDDGSYSINSKEINHKVETLHTSTGAISESFEKFIRPMKFNYSKDIAILDICAGLGYNTSAAIADFIKNSSDLDLQIDMVEISKATLACGLLVPSPIPEHDITKKAIEDELIKQDYASSSLEECEIPKNIDINVFIEDARQTVQNLADSTYDAIFLDPFSQNMAPELFSLEFFREFKRIIKDDGIVATYTSSAPVRAAFIEAGFNIGLGPIFGRKQGGTLASPKPEMLDYSLPKNDEIRIALSDVGIPFRDPGLNNPSEFILNERTEERHLARHNTKISSAVKTPIFLGDEMDDEKLKRRVERNLAKMNIPSTTSDEALYIIECEKKYSEKQDEKNNSTIRILDMKNRLKKVKKGNYDST from the coding sequence ATGAGTTATGAAAACAGCGCTAGAATAATTAATGACGATATTTTCGATTTGGTAAACGAATATTTTGACATGGAGCGAAGTAGTCAAAATAATGAAAGCAGAGTTGATTTTTTTAATACTTACAGAGATTATTTTGTTTTAACAGATGATGGATCCTATTCTATTAATTCTAAAGAAATAAACCATAAAGTTGAAACGTTACATACATCTACAGGCGCCATAAGCGAATCATTTGAGAAGTTTATCAGGCCGATGAAATTCAATTACTCCAAAGACATTGCCATTCTGGACATTTGTGCAGGATTGGGATACAACACATCAGCGGCAATAGCAGATTTTATTAAAAACAGTTCTGATTTGGATTTGCAAATTGACATGGTCGAAATTTCAAAGGCAACCCTTGCCTGCGGACTTTTAGTCCCCTCCCCAATACCTGAACACGACATAACTAAAAAGGCCATTGAGGATGAATTAATAAAACAGGATTATGCCTCATCAAGCCTTGAAGAATGTGAAATTCCAAAAAACATTGACATCAATGTCTTTATTGAAGATGCGAGGCAGACCGTTCAGAATCTTGCCGACAGCACTTATGATGCAATATTTCTAGATCCGTTCAGTCAAAACATGGCTCCTGAATTGTTTTCCCTTGAATTTTTTAGGGAATTTAAAAGAATAATAAAGGATGATGGAATTGTTGCAACCTACACTTCATCAGCACCGGTCAGAGCAGCATTTATTGAAGCCGGCTTCAATATAGGATTGGGCCCAATATTCGGAAGAAAACAGGGAGGAACACTAGCCAGTCCAAAACCTGAAATGCTTGATTATTCACTGCCTAAAAATGATGAAATAAGAATCGCACTATCAGATGTTGGAATCCCATTTAGAGATCCCGGACTAAATAACCCGAGCGAATTTATCTTAAATGAAAGAACAGAGGAAAGGCACCTTGCCCGCCACAATACTAAAATTTCATCTGCCGTTAAAACACCTATCTTTTTAGGAGATGAAATGGATGACGAGAAACTGAAAAGGCGTGTTGAGAGAAACCTTGCCAAAATGAATATTCCATCTACAACCTCAGATGAGGCGCTATACATTATTGAATGTGAAAAAAAGTACTCAGAAAAACAGGACGAAAAGAACAATTCGACAATCAGAATTTTAGATATGAAAAACAGACTGAAAAAAGTTAAAAAAGGAAACTATGATTCAACATAA
- the cobA gene encoding uroporphyrinogen-III C-methyltransferase produces MVVYLIGAGPGDADLITLKAVKALNKADVVLYDYLANDEILAHAPDAAERIYVGKKAGEHYKTQDEINELIIKQARNHENVVRLKGGDPFVFGRGGEEILALMEHDIKFEVIPGVTSAIGAPTSLGLPVTHRGVATSVTLVTGHEDPTKAENQVHWDYTADTLIILMGIGKIKENTTEIMKYRSADTPVCAIESGTLPNQNLVFGTLGDISDKKINTPAILIIGDVVNMYRDIYEYRGD; encoded by the coding sequence ATGGTAGTCTATTTAATTGGTGCGGGACCTGGAGATGCTGATTTAATAACTCTTAAAGCCGTTAAGGCTTTAAATAAGGCTGATGTTGTTTTATATGATTATTTGGCTAATGATGAAATATTGGCTCATGCTCCGGATGCTGCAGAAAGAATATATGTTGGTAAAAAGGCAGGTGAGCACTATAAAACTCAGGATGAAATCAATGAGTTAATTATAAAACAGGCTCGGAATCATGAAAATGTTGTGAGATTAAAAGGGGGAGATCCTTTTGTCTTTGGTCGCGGAGGAGAAGAAATACTGGCTTTAATGGAACATGATATCAAATTTGAAGTTATTCCGGGTGTAACTTCAGCTATTGGCGCACCGACCTCTTTAGGACTGCCTGTAACTCACAGAGGCGTGGCAACATCAGTTACTCTTGTAACCGGTCATGAAGATCCGACAAAAGCTGAAAATCAGGTTCATTGGGATTATACTGCTGATACATTAATTATTCTAATGGGAATTGGAAAAATAAAAGAAAACACAACTGAAATAATGAAATATCGCTCAGCCGACACTCCAGTTTGTGCAATTGAAAGCGGAACACTGCCAAATCAAAATCTTGTATTCGGTACATTAGGCGATATTTCAGATAAAAAAATCAACACTCCTGCTATTTTGATAATTGGTGATGTTGTAAATATGTATAGGGACATTTATGAGTATCGAGGTGATTAG
- a CDS encoding sodium-dependent transporter produces MADKNEWGSNLSFILAMIGSAVGLGNIWRYPYVLYSNGGGAFYIPYIVAILLMGIPFLILEYGVGYNYKSSFAKAIRKINSKWEYLGWFLPVAVFMIMIYYSAILGWDGIYMILSFFKGWGADPNNFFATTLLQSSEAYTGLFSFIPVIAIAMLIGWVVIWFISHKDLESGLGKVSKVLVPLLFLIMVIIVAFSLTLPGASIGLSELFDPDWSLLTHFEIWMAAFGQIVFSLSLGMSIAFTYASYTKDDSDLVTNTISIVLANSLFENFAALGVFSILGYMSLQSGTAVADLVTQGTGLVFVAYPAVFNVLGNWALVLGPLFFLTVYLAGLTSILSTIEPLSFSIQNKFGLTRSKTMTILCIVGAAVSMLYATAYGGTLLGFVDTFINQIALLIGVVAECIVFAWIFKAEKLIDFLNSQSKSIKLGKWWIVVVKYILPIFVTVIWVGGMIDVINNGSMDQLIFTIISAAVLLIASLIFTILPAKNSDWDNAENRV; encoded by the coding sequence ATGGCAGATAAAAATGAATGGGGCAGCAACCTTTCATTCATCTTGGCGATGATTGGTTCTGCAGTTGGTCTTGGAAACATTTGGAGATATCCGTATGTGCTTTATTCTAACGGTGGGGGAGCATTTTACATCCCTTATATTGTTGCAATTCTTTTAATGGGAATTCCATTTTTGATTTTAGAATATGGTGTCGGATATAATTATAAATCTTCTTTTGCAAAAGCTATCAGAAAGATTAATTCCAAATGGGAGTATTTGGGCTGGTTTTTGCCAGTTGCTGTATTTATGATTATGATTTATTACTCAGCTATTCTTGGTTGGGACGGAATATATATGATTTTAAGTTTCTTTAAAGGGTGGGGAGCAGACCCGAACAATTTCTTTGCAACTACTCTTTTGCAATCTAGCGAAGCTTACACCGGTTTATTCAGTTTCATTCCTGTAATTGCTATTGCAATGCTTATTGGTTGGGTTGTTATTTGGTTTATTTCTCACAAAGACCTGGAATCAGGTTTAGGTAAAGTATCAAAAGTGTTAGTTCCTCTCTTGTTCCTTATTATGGTTATTATTGTGGCATTTTCACTTACATTACCTGGTGCTTCTATTGGTCTATCTGAGCTGTTTGATCCTGACTGGTCACTTCTGACTCATTTTGAAATTTGGATGGCTGCTTTCGGTCAGATTGTATTTTCCCTAAGTTTAGGTATGTCTATTGCATTTACTTATGCAAGTTATACAAAAGACGATTCAGATTTGGTTACAAACACTATTTCCATTGTTCTTGCAAATTCCCTATTTGAGAACTTTGCAGCATTGGGTGTATTTTCAATTTTAGGTTACATGTCCTTACAATCAGGAACTGCTGTAGCAGACCTTGTAACTCAAGGAACAGGTCTTGTATTTGTTGCATATCCTGCAGTGTTTAATGTATTGGGCAATTGGGCTTTAGTGCTTGGACCACTGTTCTTCTTGACTGTTTACCTTGCAGGCCTTACAAGTATCTTATCTACAATTGAACCTCTGTCTTTTTCAATTCAAAATAAGTTTGGCCTAACAAGATCCAAAACAATGACAATTTTATGTATTGTCGGTGCTGCTGTCTCTATGCTTTATGCAACAGCTTATGGAGGAACATTGCTTGGATTTGTGGATACATTTATTAATCAGATAGCGCTGTTGATTGGTGTTGTAGCTGAATGTATTGTATTTGCTTGGATATTCAAAGCTGAAAAATTGATTGATTTCTTAAATAGTCAAAGTAAATCTATTAAACTCGGTAAATGGTGGATTGTTGTTGTTAAATATATTTTACCAATCTTCGTAACTGTCATTTGGGTTGGCGGAATGATTGATGTAATAAACAATGGAAGCATGGACCAGTTAATATTTACAATCATTTCAGCGGCTGTTTTATTGATAGCTAGTTTAATATTCACTATTCTTCCGGCTAAAAATTCAGATTGGGACAATGCTGAAAATAGAGTATAG
- the glmS gene encoding glutamine--fructose-6-phosphate transaminase (isomerizing): MCGIVGCILKNDDDVAPILFDCISKLEYRGYDSIGLATFSGNKLHIKKDKGKIKEVDDKLNLRDMPGNMGIAHVRWATHGNPSKLNSHPHVDEENTVAVVHNGIIENDVEIKEKLMAEGHKFKSETDTEVIPHMIRKFMDEGFDLEHAVRKTIDELDGSYAIAAISTKEPDKIVATRKDSPLIVGIGKEGYYLASDSPAILKYARDIIYPEKGEIVILDKNGVVVHDEFDNPVNKEIDTINWTPEMAEKEGYDHFMIKEINEQAAAVRNTLTQKDNIQEIIDDIGDIQRICFVACGTSYHASLTGKYLIESLAGVPTDVILASEFKYSANTLNDKTLAIFISQSGETADSLKALDVANKTSKTLGIVNVAGSSITRRAKYVIQTQAGPEIGVAATKTYVAQLSAIYLFAALLAEDTQLLEELDKVPGFIDEALENIDFIKEISKRYNYARDFFYLGRGYSYPTALEGALKLKEITYIHGEGYAAGELKHGPLALIDEGIPVVVIIPPGDSYKKTKSNLAEVKSRKANVLAIGACDDETIMDKADDFIAINSEVSEIIAPLVYIVPLQLIAYYITLEKGHNPDQPKNLAKCVTVE, from the coding sequence ATGTGTGGAATTGTTGGTTGCATACTGAAAAATGACGATGACGTGGCTCCGATTCTTTTTGACTGTATTTCCAAACTTGAATACAGGGGGTATGATTCAATAGGATTGGCCACTTTTAGCGGAAATAAGCTCCACATCAAAAAGGACAAGGGGAAAATCAAGGAGGTTGATGATAAGTTAAATCTTAGGGACATGCCTGGAAATATGGGTATTGCTCATGTGAGATGGGCAACACACGGAAATCCTTCTAAATTAAATTCACATCCTCATGTCGATGAAGAAAATACTGTTGCAGTTGTACACAACGGAATTATAGAAAATGACGTGGAAATCAAGGAGAAGTTAATGGCTGAAGGTCATAAATTCAAATCAGAAACCGACACAGAAGTTATTCCCCATATGATTCGAAAATTCATGGATGAAGGTTTTGATTTAGAGCATGCCGTTAGAAAAACCATTGATGAACTTGACGGATCTTATGCAATTGCCGCAATTTCAACAAAGGAACCTGATAAAATTGTTGCAACACGCAAAGACTCTCCGCTAATTGTTGGAATCGGCAAGGAAGGTTATTATCTTGCATCTGATTCCCCTGCTATTTTAAAATATGCCCGTGATATAATCTATCCTGAAAAGGGTGAAATTGTTATCTTGGATAAGAACGGCGTTGTTGTCCATGACGAGTTTGACAATCCGGTCAACAAGGAAATTGACACCATTAACTGGACGCCTGAAATGGCTGAAAAAGAGGGATATGACCATTTCATGATTAAAGAAATCAACGAACAGGCTGCCGCTGTTAGAAACACTTTAACTCAAAAGGACAATATTCAGGAAATAATCGATGATATTGGAGATATTCAAAGAATCTGCTTTGTAGCTTGCGGAACATCTTATCACGCATCTTTAACTGGAAAATATTTAATAGAATCTCTTGCAGGAGTTCCCACTGATGTTATTCTGGCTTCCGAGTTTAAATACTCTGCAAACACTTTAAATGACAAAACATTGGCCATATTTATTTCACAATCCGGCGAGACTGCCGATTCGCTTAAGGCATTGGATGTTGCAAATAAAACATCAAAAACACTTGGAATTGTTAATGTGGCAGGATCATCAATTACCAGAAGGGCAAAATACGTAATTCAAACTCAGGCAGGTCCTGAAATCGGTGTTGCTGCAACAAAAACATATGTGGCTCAGCTTTCTGCAATCTATTTATTTGCAGCACTGCTTGCTGAGGATACGCAGCTGCTTGAAGAACTGGATAAAGTGCCGGGATTTATTGATGAGGCTCTTGAAAACATCGACTTTATTAAAGAAATTTCAAAAAGATATAACTACGCCCGCGACTTCTTCTATCTTGGAAGAGGATACTCATATCCTACCGCTCTTGAAGGAGCTTTAAAACTTAAGGAAATCACCTATATTCATGGTGAGGGATATGCTGCAGGTGAACTCAAACACGGTCCTTTGGCTTTAATTGATGAAGGAATTCCTGTAGTTGTAATAATTCCTCCTGGAGATAGCTACAAAAAGACAAAAAGCAATCTGGCAGAAGTCAAATCCCGTAAGGCTAATGTGCTGGCTATCGGCGCTTGCGACGATGAAACTATAATGGATAAGGCAGATGATTTCATTGCAATCAATAGTGAGGTAAGCGAGATTATCGCACCTTTGGTGTATATTGTCCCGCTGCAGCTAATTGCATATTACATCACTCTTGAAAAGGGCCATAACCCTGACCAGCCTAAAAATTTGGCAAAATGCGTAACTGTTGAATAA